Proteins encoded by one window of Litoribrevibacter albus:
- a CDS encoding tryptophan synthase subunit beta like protein: MPFIKRDAQGNIIALTSQREGDHDEYLPTTDPEVVSFLGMEPDQDEALKALRESDSELARVAEDLIQVLIEKQVILFTDLPDAVQQKLVSRQKLRSLLNQENPSLLSDDDML; the protein is encoded by the coding sequence ATGCCTTTTATAAAACGCGATGCCCAAGGAAATATCATTGCATTAACCTCTCAGCGAGAGGGGGACCATGATGAATATCTTCCCACTACAGATCCAGAGGTTGTGAGCTTCCTAGGGATGGAACCAGATCAGGATGAAGCGCTTAAAGCACTGAGAGAATCGGACAGCGAATTAGCTCGGGTTGCGGAAGATCTGATTCAGGTTCTGATCGAAAAACAAGTGATCTTATTCACTGATCTACCAGATGCCGTTCAGCAAAAACTGGTTTCTCGTCAGAAACTACGTTCTCTGCTCAATCAGGAAAACCCTTCTCTCTTGAGCGACGACGATATGCTTTAG
- a CDS encoding TolC family outer membrane protein — translation MTNKSKNASLRFKKAFTVFSLTGLFGLSNLSLANSLEESIRVAIKNHPEVQAQIKEHATVRDEEQKAYSRYLPQILLSAGIGPENSENNTTRTVAGGGSETLKRREAQVLVTQNLFDGFKMQSERAREQSRLDAADYQLIEVAEDVAIRVVNAYIAVVESNQVVKNSKENLLSHQRIYDQIQMRVKSGADNKANISQIRARLALARSNLETALNNLYDAESQYYELVGVNPPELTNMPYFDYDLPQNKGEAIDLALANHPSVLSGRHQVKAQEMNVEAVEGDYYPNFFIESGASWNNNLDGSAGRNDDAYIMLKMEYNLFQGGFTDASQRQAMSQYEKSQYELDAQLREVRKNSEVAWNAYKSSDNRVAYLKDYVESTQETQKAYEQQFRIGQRSLLDVLDSENELLRAKNQYVQAQSELTLSKYQVLRALGRLLNSLEVKAPEAEQLPPGKKFS, via the coding sequence ATGACTAACAAATCGAAAAATGCCTCTTTAAGGTTTAAAAAAGCCTTTACTGTATTCAGTCTGACAGGCTTGTTTGGCTTGAGTAATCTTTCTCTAGCGAACAGTTTGGAAGAATCCATCCGTGTTGCGATTAAGAACCATCCAGAAGTTCAGGCTCAGATAAAAGAACACGCAACCGTTCGCGATGAAGAACAAAAAGCCTATTCACGCTATTTACCGCAGATTTTACTTTCTGCAGGTATCGGCCCTGAAAACAGCGAAAACAATACGACACGCACTGTTGCTGGCGGTGGTTCAGAAACACTGAAGCGTCGTGAAGCTCAAGTTTTGGTTACTCAAAACCTCTTTGATGGCTTTAAAATGCAAAGTGAACGAGCCAGAGAGCAATCTCGTTTGGATGCGGCAGATTATCAGTTGATTGAAGTCGCTGAAGATGTCGCTATTCGCGTTGTTAATGCCTACATTGCTGTTGTTGAATCAAATCAGGTTGTCAAAAACAGTAAAGAAAACCTGTTGTCACATCAACGCATTTACGACCAAATTCAAATGCGAGTAAAGTCGGGTGCCGACAACAAAGCCAACATCAGTCAAATCCGTGCACGTTTGGCCCTGGCCCGTTCTAACTTAGAGACGGCGCTGAACAACTTGTACGACGCAGAAAGCCAATACTACGAGCTAGTTGGAGTGAACCCACCTGAATTAACCAACATGCCGTATTTTGACTACGATTTGCCACAGAACAAGGGCGAGGCGATTGATCTTGCATTGGCTAACCACCCATCGGTTCTTTCAGGCCGTCATCAGGTAAAAGCGCAAGAGATGAATGTAGAAGCGGTAGAAGGTGACTATTACCCTAATTTCTTCATCGAATCCGGTGCGTCTTGGAACAACAACCTGGACGGTTCAGCCGGACGTAATGACGATGCCTACATCATGCTAAAAATGGAATACAACCTATTCCAGGGTGGCTTCACCGATGCCAGCCAGCGCCAGGCCATGAGCCAATATGAGAAATCTCAATACGAGCTGGATGCACAACTTCGTGAAGTTCGTAAAAACTCGGAAGTTGCCTGGAATGCCTACAAATCCTCAGACAATCGAGTGGCCTATCTAAAAGACTACGTTGAATCTACCCAAGAAACACAGAAAGCTTACGAGCAACAGTTTCGCATCGGTCAACGCAGTCTGCTGGATGTGCTAGATTCAGAGAATGAGCTTCTTCGTGCTAAGAACCAATACGTCCAAGCCCAAAGTGAACTGACACTTTCAAAGTATCAGGTATTACGTGCGCTAGGTCGCTTATTAAATTCATTAGAAGTGAAAGCACCTGAAGCAGAACAATTACCACCTGGTAAAAAGTTCTCCTAA
- a CDS encoding response regulator transcription factor: MSAQLTHTIKTDVILIASSDIEDFLVDQLRSEFNLHCANTKDEALLVLSQHKTNLVLIEQKTLCDIVRAELFKEGFNVILLTPTPSFNEGIEALQHGYRGYGNLYSHRDRMIAAINLVKAGDVWLGASIVEGLKQGLASSNTAALNQLTPKEVSVAKEVITGISNKEIASNLNISERTVKAHLSAIYEKLSIKNRTELILNYKNNL; the protein is encoded by the coding sequence ATGAGTGCTCAGCTAACCCATACGATCAAAACAGATGTAATCCTGATTGCGTCTTCAGATATTGAAGATTTTTTAGTCGATCAACTTAGAAGTGAGTTTAACCTTCATTGTGCAAACACCAAAGACGAAGCCTTGTTGGTGCTTTCACAGCACAAAACAAATTTAGTTTTGATTGAACAAAAAACACTCTGTGATATAGTGCGCGCCGAGCTCTTTAAAGAAGGCTTTAACGTTATTCTATTGACCCCCACCCCAAGCTTTAATGAGGGAATAGAAGCGTTACAACACGGCTATAGAGGTTACGGAAACCTATACAGCCACAGAGATCGCATGATCGCCGCCATCAACCTGGTTAAAGCCGGTGATGTATGGCTTGGCGCATCCATTGTAGAAGGCTTAAAGCAAGGGTTAGCAAGCTCGAACACAGCAGCACTTAATCAACTAACCCCTAAAGAAGTCTCTGTCGCAAAAGAAGTTATAACAGGTATCAGCAACAAAGAAATTGCATCGAACCTGAACATTTCAGAAAGAACCGTCAAAGCACATCTTTCTGCTATTTACGAAAAGTTATCTATTAAAAACAGAACCGAATTAATACTGAACTATAAAAACAATTTATAA